CCGTgctcatcaaaaaactcATCTTTATTGCTTCTCAAGGTGCTTCATAGCCTCGTTTGTGCCGAGTAGGCAAATTTATTAAATACCATGAAACTCACTCCTTACTTCACCTTCTCAATATGGTTTCTCATCCAAGGCCTTATAGTTGAGGCCGGAAACAATGatatgaaaaaaaagtacaTTAAATCGTCATCGTTGCTGACATGTATGGAAAATTCAGAATTCAGTTCCAGCTATTTTGATGTCACCTTTTATCCTGACAACAGCACCGTTGTGATTGACATCGATGGAAATTCCCTTATTAGTGGTTACGTTACCGCAGACTTGTCGCTTGTTGTTTACGGTTTGAACGTCTACTCTACCACGGTTGACTTATGTTCTTTGGACTACGCAACACTGTGTCCGATATCCTCAGGAAGACTTAGTATCAGTGGATACAGTTACAAAATTACAAGTGacatgatcaacaagattcCGAGTATTGCTTACACCATTCCGGACTTGGACGCTTACGTCAAAGTTGTGGCGTACTCCACTAACGACACTTCCAAGGCCTCACCGTTGGCATGTGTGAAGGCCGTTTTGAGTAACGGAAAAACCGTGCAAACCAGATACGCCGGATGGCCCATAGCTATCATTTCTGGGTTTGGTCTGGTTGTGTCCTCATTTGTTTCGATTCTTGGACACTCCGCTACGGCTGCACACATTGCTTCTAATGCAGCTTCTTTATTCATTTacttccaaaaccttgcTATCATGTCCATGATGGGTGTGGCTTTAGTGCCCCCTATCGCTGCCTCTTGGGCTCAAAACTTCATGTGGTCTTTGGGTATCATAAAAGTTAAATTCATGCAAAGCATTATCTTCTGGTATGTGCAAGCAACTGGTGGAAGTGTTACATCGATTTTGCGCAGCAAATCAGTTATTTCGATCTCTGTCCAGAAAATGCTCAAACAACTCAAACTTGTCAAGCGACTGAGTGTTGAAAGCTCGGATTCCATGGCCGACGTCTTGGACGACTCTGACCTTTACACGACAGACGAATCGGACGTGGGTTCCAAGACGCTGATTTTGAGGGGAGTTCAAAGAGTGGCATATTTGTCAGGAATTGAAATATCGAACTTCTTCATGACTGGTGTgatctttttcctttttgTTGGATTCGTGTTACTTGTTCTTACATCTCTGTTTAAGGGAGTTTGCGAACTCATGGCAAGGACCGGCGTTATCAAGGGCAACAAGCTGATAGGTTTCAGAAAGAATTACAGATCAGTCATCAAGGGATGTCTGTACCGACTTTACAACATCACGTTCCCAGCATTGACATTGCTGTGTATTTGGGAGTTCACTAGAGTTGATTCTGCTGGCTGCGTCGTTTTTGCTGTCGCAATCTTAGCCATatccttgattttgatggtATATGCAGCTGTTATGATATTGATATCTGGCTCAAGATCTACAAGAAAGTTCAAAAATCCGGCGTATTTGCTGTTCGGAGACGAAAAGATTCTGCACAAATTTGGATTTTTGTACGCTCAGTACAAGGCTAACAATTATTACTGGGTTACCGTCCATCTAGTTTATCTGTTTGTGAGGGCTTTATTCATTGCGGTTTTACAGAACCATGGGAAAGCCGTTGCTGTCATCGTCTTTGCGATGGAGCTTTTCTACTGCATTGGCTTGATAGTCAAGAGGCCATTTATGGACAAAAGAACCAATATTTTCAACATTTTCATTGCCGTGATCAACGTGGTCAATTCTATTTTCTACCTGTTCTTTTCGAACATTTTCAAACAACCGGCTGCCGTTTCCTCTGTCGCTGCTGTTGTTTATTTCATTTTGAATGCTATTTTCGCTGCAATTCTTCTGATTTTCACAATTGTCAC
This window of the Ogataea parapolymorpha DL-1 chromosome VII, whole genome shotgun sequence genome carries:
- a CDS encoding Flavin carrier protein 2, which gives rise to MKLTPYFTFSIWFLIQGLIVEAGNNDMKKKYIKSSSLLTCMENSEFSSSYFDVTFYPDNSTVVIDIDGNSLISGYVTADLSLVVYGLNVYSTTVDLCSLDYATLCPISSGRLSISGYSYKITSDMINKIPSIAYTIPDLDAYVKVVAYSTNDTSKASPLACVKAVLSNGKTVQTRYAGWPIAIISGFGLVVSSFVSILGHSATAAHIASNAASLFIYFQNLAIMSMMGVALVPPIAASWAQNFMWSLGIIKVKFMQSIIFWYVQATGGSVTSILRSKSVISISVQKMLKQLKLVKRLSVESSDSMADVLDDSDLYTTDESDVGSKTLILRGVQRVAYLSGIEISNFFMTGVIFFLFVGFVLLVLTSLFKGVCELMARTGVIKGNKLIGFRKNYRSVIKGCLYRLYNITFPALTLLCIWEFTRVDSAGCVVFAVAILAISLILMVYAAVMILISGSRSTRKFKNPAYLLFGDEKILHKFGFLYAQYKANNYYWVTVHLVYLFVRALFIAVLQNHGKAVAVIVFAMELFYCIGLIVKRPFMDKRTNIFNIFIAVINVVNSIFYLFFSNIFKQPAAVSSVAAVVYFILNAIFAAILLIFTIVTCTLALIRKNPDTRYEPIKDDRLAFIPNERGEGGKVEYELAALGATAMRGHDRNSYLIENQSGSNAGLAPSPEQKMSDSTSGSSVNPFSNANEDEHSRNSFIFKAAANNSAHSSMAQTKNEGGNFNMDAGQGYTNYRRRDLL